In the Lepus europaeus isolate LE1 chromosome 10, mLepTim1.pri, whole genome shotgun sequence genome, actcaCTCTGGCCCTTGCCATTTGAATGAACGgtttctctacctttccaataagcaaaccagaaaggaagaaagaaaagaaagaaagggagggagggaggaaggagaaagaaggggcAGGTGTTTCCCCGAGCGGTGGagatgcccacttcccacatcagagcctgggttcaatctccagctctggctcctgactccagcttcctgctaatgcagaccctgggaggtggagcTAATGACTCAGATGattgcgttcctgccacccacgcagggaGACCTGGGTCAGCTTTTGATTTTGGCCAggcccagatctagctgttgtggctttttggggaatgaaccagcagacaggagatccctgtctgcctgtgtcttttcttctttctctttcaaataaaataaaaatgaataattggcAAATATTGCGatcaaaaaagattttaaatcaacAAATATAATGTTTCATATATCACATAACaactacattaaaaatattgGCAAAATACCCCAAAgcagcttttattattattttaaagaactatttatttatttatttaatttgaaaggcagaaagcaatagagagagaggaaaaggtggggggggagagggagagagggagggggagagagggagggggagagagagaaagagaaagagaaagagaatcttccaccttctggttcagtccccagatggctgcaacagccaggcctgtgctagtccgaagccaggagccaagagctccatcctggtctcccactctggtggcaggggcccaagcatctggggcatcttctgccttctcaggtgcattaacaggaagctgtattagaaATGGAGTAGTCACACTCCAACCAGCACCCCTACACGGGAACGACTGGGAGTGTCTGCCGacacggggtgctggcaccgcaagtggcAGCCGAACCTGCCGCACCACGCCATCTGAAAACTGGTCACTAACGCTGGTTCGCTGAGCCACAGGTGGATCCCTTCTGCCTTTCCGTGCTTCCCCAGGTTTCCATAATAAACGAGTGCGAGTTTTCTAACAGGAGGCGCTCTATCCTGAACGATTTCGCCTTCGGGAAATCCCCGGCCTAGCCACTTACGTCCACGATGAAATCTTCTGCCTTCATCTCAGCCTCCAGCGGCACGTCGCTAGGCTTGGCGTCGGCGACCTCCTTGGGAAGCTGTTCGTAGTCTTCCTGGAGAGGACGGGAGTCCCGTGTTAGAACCCAGCGCTTCGGCACCGGGTGTTTGTGCCGTGAACGGGTCCCCTCTGGGACGGCGCTTAACTACAGAAATAGCTAGAGGCGTTCTTAACAAATACAGCCCCCACCTGTAGCATGTTTGTagagttattttcattttgagaaaAATGCAGCATTAACCTACTGACAGAGCAGGAGCAAGTGTAACCCCAGCAGTGGTTGAGGGGTGTGCTTGTCACCCCACTCCTATGTGGCTTTGGGGCACAGAGAAACTtccacaggaggcagagggagatcgTGAACGGAGGCAGGAGCGTCCTCCACCTTCTACTGGTTTTCCTGAGCCTGGGTCAGGACAAACCTCGAGGCCCTGCTCACTTCAGGGATGGGAACGCGAAGGTCTGGAGTCAGGCAGCTCTGGGTTTGACTCCTGTGCTTCCATGAACACGCTCTTTAACCTCACcctggcctcagtgtccccatttGTGAAATAGACCTGAACATACTGCATTTCTGTAAAGCCGAACTGAAAAGAACTGTGACGAGCTCACAGTCCCGGGCCGGGCTGGGCTAACGGCTTCCCCAGGGACACAGCTCACAgtcccgggctgggctgggctaacgGCTCCCCCGGGGACACAGCTCACAGTCCCAGGCCGGGCTGGGCTAACGGCTTCCCCGGGGACACAGCTCGTGACCAGCTCTCAGCAGTGGACGGATGCCTCCCAACTCACCTTCTTAAGCTTTTTCTCCGGGCTCCCCGGCTGGGTCTCGCCCACGTACTTGTAGAGCTTGCGGTATTCAATATTTCTTAGAACCTCTTGTGCCGCAGCCAATTTGGGATCCGTGGAGTATAAGATCTCCAGATAAATGTTATCTGTCGAGTGGATGAAATTCCAGTGATAGGAAATGAAAACGAGATCTAAAGAGTTACATCCTGCTGTCTCTCTGACAATTCCAAGAAGCGGTATACAAATGCAGGCACATGACGCCGTCAGCACcgtgaaattaaaacaaagacgACTGATGTGGGAAAGTCTGCTGTCTGGATTCACTTCAgggactgtgtgtgtgagtgggaagCACGGAGGTAAAACAAGACTGCACCGCATTCAGCGGCTGCTGAGCTGGGCGACGAGTACACAGATGGCACTGCTCTGTTGCTGAGCTGGGCGACGAGTACACAGACGGCACTGCTCTGTTGCTaagttttgttttcaaaagaaaatgacgggccggcgctgtggcgtagggggtaaagccactgcctgcagtgccggcatcccatatgggcaccagttctagccccagctgctccacttcccatccagctctctgctatggcctaagtccttgggcccctgcacccatgtgggagacctggaagaagtccctggcttcggatgggcgcagctccagccattgcggccaataggggagtgaaccagcaggtggaagacctctccctctctctgcctctgcctctctgtaactctttcaaataaataagtaaatctttaggaGATAATTCTCTTATCTTTTATGATGCTGACTCTTGAGAAAAGTGCAGGTAATTTTGTAAATTGGCCCACACTTTGACCTTGTCTGTATCCTCACTATAAAATTCACTGCTCATTACTGTATGTTCTTAATATTTCACAATGAAACATggaaaaacattctaaaaaacAAATAGATATATATGaagttaagatttttatttttttaagttttttatttatttgaaaggcagagtgagagacagaaaggagagagaaacagacatcttccatctactgctacACTCGCCAAACGGCCgcaaaccagggctgggccaggccaaagtcaggagccaggaactccaccctggtctcctacatgagtggcagaggcccaagcacttccttCCATtgtctccccaggcacattagcagggagccagattggaagcggagcagccaggactggaactggtgctccaatttgggatgctggcactgcaactggtggtttaacccactgtatcaccgCGTTACTAGCACTGGTCCCAAAACTTCAGATTCTTAAACATAAGCTGAGCCAACTTGGATCCTTGCAGTCCTGCTCCTCCAAGGTCGCTGAGGACAAGAAGACTGTGTGACCGCTCAGGATCATATGCGAGGGGACAGGCACAAGCACAGGGACACTGCTGGGGATGCCACACCCCTGCCGAGTGCAAGGCCACATCCCCAGCACTCTGCtttgacccagcttcctgggaggcaacagacgacggctcaagtacttgggttcagccatccatgtaggagacccagatggagttcctggctcttggctttggcctggtcactgtgggcatttggggagtaaaccagcagatggtttactttgtctctctctctctggcactctgcttttcaaataaataaatattttttaaaaatgataatatgcAAGAAATGTAAGACTGCCCCATATTAAATGAAGAGAGCTGTACAGGTCACATGCTGTTCTTCTACTCTTGTAGCTAGAGAACAAAAATGTGACCTCATCTCCTGTCTGGGATTCTTCTGTCCGGAGTAGATGAGGCAAGGCAAGTTCCCATCGCTGCCACCAGAGTGTTTGTGACCTACAGGACGGTGCCTGACTGGAGACTGTTAACCTTGCTACAGATAAGGATGGCGATGGACGGCAGGCACTGGAAACCATTCTCAACAGTGTGACGCTGCTGCGGTACCCGAGGCCATGGTCAGTGCACTTGCCTCGCAGGACAGCAAAAAAGCCGCGTGGGTGCATGGAGCCATGAGTGACAGCTGTGGCCTATGGGCACTGCAGGGGCCTATTAAAATGGGATAGCTTCACATTACTTTGTCAGTTAACCCTAAAGTGCATAAAATCCAGAATTTGTGTCTTTCCACAAAGAAAGTCTCAACGTAAACATAACTTCAGGGTGAATTTTTAGAACTGGTTTCTCGTGAAGGGCTGAAGATAACATCAAAATACAGTATCACTTCACTAtggatagaaatgaaaaatacaccACCTTGCTCGGATTGTTCTCACAGCCTTCTCTAGTCCTATCAACATAGCGAGGACAGACTAGTTCTCTACGATGCTATCTATGATGCTGTGAcaacaaaacatcaaaacaatgaCCTCATCCCCTGAACTCTGACATCAATCCAACCTAAATTAGACAAATTAACAAGCAAGATGTCAATTCAGGTGTTACATTATAAACCTTAAACACTGATATAGTCTCACTGTGCACAGATATTTAATAAGAGTTagtatttctctaattttttatttagtgatggctagaaaatgattaaaaatatgagcatcagggccagcgctgtggtgcagctggttaaagccctggcctgaagcgctagcattccatataggtgccaattctagtcccggctgctcctcttccaatccagctctctgctatagcctgggaaagcagtagaagacggcccaagtccttgggcccctgcacccatgtgggagaccaggaattagctcctggctcctggcttcagatcggcacagctccagctgttgcagccatctggggagtgaaccaacggatggaagacctctctctctgtctctacctctctctgtaactctttcaaataattaaaataaatcttaaaaaaaaaaaaaaagaaagaaagtgtgcGACTGGCACCCTGGCCATGCTGGGACCACTACTGAGACAAGAAGCTACCGCAGAGTGATTCAGCTATGTCTTAGGTCATgtggcttatttttcttttttttcttttttgacaggcagagtggacagtgagagagacagagagaaaggtcttcctttttgctgttggttcaccttccaatggccgccgcggccggcgcgctgcggccggcgcaccgcactgatccgatggcaggagccaggtgcttctcctggtctcccatgaggtgcagggcccaagcacttgggccatcctccactgcactcttgggccacagcagagagctggcctggaagagggccaactgggatagaatccggcgccctgaccgggactagaacccggtgtgccggcgctgcaaggcggaggattagcctagtgagccgcggcaccggccttatttttctttttttaaagtttacttttatttatttatttgaaaggtagagcaacacacacacacacacacacacgcacacaccccttccttttgctgcttctctctccaaatggccacagtggctgggtttggaccaggtggaaaccaggaaccaggaactccatcctggtctcccacgcagttggcagagacccaagcacttggaccgtcttccaccgccttcccagctgcactagcagggagctgattggaagcagagcagccaggactccaataggAACGCAGGTACAGCAAGTGGCGGCCTAACCCGCGGCGGCTTCTGTTGCTTTACTGATCTTTACTCTTCACCGCACACTTTCCCGGATGGGAGAAGCAGTGCCAAGTCTAATCACTTTCCTTCCCACCCTAAGCGGCAGACGCTGCTCCTCGTAAGTATAGAGACGTCCCCGACATCTGAATTTTCCACTGAAAATACGGGAAAGCgggtatttcttctttttggacATTATCTGGTAGTAGTTCAGGTGTAGTACAAGCTAAACAATAGAGAATGCTGAGCAGTTACGTGCCGACTCTCTCCTGGGTGCTACGCCTCATTTGAGTACATGACAAACCTGTGAGAGATATCACTACCCTCATCTTGCAGACAAGGAATTCAAATTTCAAAGAGGTTAAATTACATTGCCAGGGTCACTTGTTAGTATAAGACAGAGGTAAAACTCAAATCCAAAAGTATATAATCATCTGGAAAACCAAAACACGTGCGAATGGGAAGTAACTCCTGTGCAATGCAGGGACAGCTCAAGCTCGGAGAGGAGCCACCTCCGGCACGCAGGCCTCACCTGTGAGCTTGGTGAAGGCTTCCATGTCCTCGATGGCCGTGGAAATGCTGTACGTCTTTCCGGCTGCACCTGTGATCTTTATGTAGGGGTCCGCCTTGAGGAGAGCATCTGTAATCCTAAAGCACGTTTTGGGAACAGCTACACTTACAGAAATTTCCAATCTTTGCTTTATACCTTCCTTAAGGAAAAGCAATCTTAGGGTGCGATGTTTGATAAGACACCTGCCTCTCAATCATACTAAGTAAGCGCATGGTGGCCTGCGGTACGCTGTGCGtgctgggtgccagcaccgcGTCAGGGCTCCAGCCACGTTCTCTCGTTTACTGTGGCCGCCCACCTGTAAGAGACTTTGCAGAAATGCAGCAATGAAGTAGTTTCCATTTAACAGAGTTAAGAGGAAGCAGTGCCAGGCTTTGAAGCGAGATCTGACTTCCTGGATTAGCTGCACCAAACAGAAACTACAGACAGGGGAAACGGCATCCCAACGACTCTGCTCGTGACAACGGATGGAGAAAAACTGAAAGGGCAAGACTCTTTCTTAACACAAATACAAAAACGAATACGAGAGGTTTAAAATAAGTCAAGCGAAAGCTACTTTAGAAACACGGAATTAAGCAACTTGTCCCCGTGTCTGATAACTCCGTGTGGGTCCCCGAGTTACTCATGGTTCTGGCTGTAGTTTTCTGTATGCTTCTGAGTAGAGGGAACGTTCCAGGAGGTTTTACTTGTGCCACGGCTTTTGATAAACATTGGATGGCACAAGGACAGACGTGGATCCTCATCCTCACCATAACTTCCCATCACTAGTCCCAGAAGATCAGTGATTCACAGCACATGGCACACGGCCCACCACCCGGAGGACCACGGTGGGACGGGGACCTCAAGAACCTGAGCCGAGCCCCCTCCCCTTCATCTACCCCTTGTCTgttttcctcctcctgctccaacTAAGTTTACTtgatggtagatttttttttttaaggcaaccACCCTAGGCTTACTCATTTAAATTCCcttgaattttaaaatctcaGCTCCGCTCGGGGCTGACTGCTATCTCCGCAGATCCTCAGGGAAAGGCCACAGGGGAGTGATGCAATGTGCTTACATCGTGTCGATGATGTTGCCAACCTTGTGCTGGTAGGCTCTGCGGTGTAAGGAGTAGCGCGTGTGGAACATGTCATAGAGATTCCCAACCTCCTGCGGGAAAACATGCAACACACGTTCATGGAGACGGATCCTCACCAGGAGACGGGGGTAGGGGTGGTGGTGAGCAGCTGGCAGGCGGGCTGCGTGCCAGGCCAGTTCCTAGACCACTGAACCCACTACCCAAACAGGCAGGCGGGCTAGTAAACACAAAGTTCACTCTTAGTAAACTAAACTAAAGTCTACTGTGTGTTCTAACTCTGTGACAGGTTTTGCCTTAGGTATcttaagcacattttttttttaaatgatcgaatttatttacgtgaaagagcagaaagagcagagacagaaacaggctgTCCACGTGCTGGCCCATTCCTTAAATGTCtgacacagctggggctgagctaggtaGAAGGCTGAGTCtcccacctgcaggggagacccaagtgcctgagcatcacctgctgtgtATCAGCCCCCAcgtgtaggatgtgggcatcccacaggGCGTCTTGgtggctgtgccaaatgcccaccgcaAACACATCTTTGAGCACTACAATAACTTCAGCAAACTGGGGCTCTGTGTGTGCTCCTTATTCCGTGCCACAACACTGTGCCACCCCGTCAGCTACCTGTCATCAGACTTCAGCTATCCCGGAACATTCTGGAATGATCTTTCTGGGGATgaaattccagctctgccactctcTGGGCCTCAGATCACTCACGTTCTAAATGATGTAGTAATAGTGTCTGTCTCACAGGGTCCTGAGGATTGGGCACGTGAGATAGTGCCCAGCACAGGATAAAAGTAAGCgtaggaggccggcgctgtggctcaacaggctaatcctccgccttgcggcgccggcacaccgggttctagtcccggtcggggcaccgatcctgtcccggttgcccctcttccaggccagctctctgctgtggccagggagtgcactggaggatggcccaagtgcttgggccctgcaccccatgggagaccaggagaagcacctggctcctgccatcggaacagcgcggtgcgccggccgcagcgcgctaccgcggcggccattggagggtgaaccaacggcaaaaggaagacctttctctctatctctctctcactgtccactctgcctgtcaaaaaaaaaaaaaaaaaaaaaagtaagcgtAGGTTTAAAGTGTCTCACTATTAGCACTGCAGTAGAGGTGAGAAGAGCCTTCTCGTACTTACAAATACATAGTAAGTACAGGGGTTCACGCTTCCAACCAGTCTTTCCAGGCTGTTGAATGCCTACGTCCAGATTTCAGACCAGGAGCTGGGCTCTCACTTGTCCCCTGGACACACTCACCTTGTCTCTGGTACAAATCCGCTTCTTATTCTCCACTTCTAAGACGCGGGCAAACTTGATGAAGCGCTTGTGGTCGAAGTTGTTCTGGATTCCCAGGTGATGGCAGTCCCTAGGAAGAGGCCGGAGCAGACAGCAGTGTCAGCACAGCTGCACTTGCAACACCAACACGAAATCTACCAAGAGCCGCGGCCAACCTTTCCGAAGGGCTCAGGGCCTACCTGGcaaaataatcccatttgtcaacaTCGATGCCATTTCGCTTGTTGGCCACAATCTCATACAGGAAGCTCTTCTCTCTAGGGCGGCCTTTATAGGGCCACTGGAAGACaggacagaaacaaaaacaacacacATTGGACGTGTAGGAGGGGCAGCAAACCTGTGTGCAGCAGAGCGACGACATGGACCTGCAAACTATGAACGGCCGACGGGCAGCGGGAGAGAAGGGAGCTGGTCCCACTCTTCCCGCCTCTGCTTGAGCCCTAAACTAATGCAACCAGGAAAGAAGCACTGGGACATGGCGTCCTGTTCCTACTCACCTTTAGTGCCACTGCAAGGGTCACGGCAATTTTACAacaacgtcttttttttttttttttttgacaggcagagtggacagtgagagagagagacagagagaaaggttttccttttgccgttggttcaccctccaatggccgccgcggtaggcgtgctgcagccggcgcaccgcgctgatccgatggcaggagccaggtgcttctcctggtctcccatggggtgcagggcccaagcacttgggccatcctccagtgcactccctggccacagcagagagctggcctggaagaggggcaaccgggacaggatcggtgccccgaccgggactagaacctggtgtgccggcgccgcaaggcggaggattagcctagtgagccgcggagccggccaacAACAATGTCTTGATTTAAGTTCTTTGAAGATATAAGATCAAATTTTGAACTAGTAAGAACAacatattttgggggctggcactgtggcatagtgggtaaagctgctgcctccagtgccggcatcccatatgggtgccagttcaagtccttgggcccctgcacctgagtgggagacatggaagaagctcctggctcctggctttggatcggtgcagctctggccattgtggccaactgaggagtgaaccagcggatggaagacctctctctctttctctctgactctccttctctctctgtgtaactctttcatataaataaataaatcctaaaaaaaaaaacacatatttttgggggccagcgctatggcatagtgggctaagcctctgcctgcagtgctggcatcccatatgggtgctggcttgtgtcctggctgctcctcttctgatccagctccctgataaggcctgggaaactagcagaatatggcccaagggcttgggctcctgcacccatgtgggagacccagaagaagctcctggttcctgacctcaggttggcccagctccagcttttttttttttttttaaatttttgacaggcagagtggacagtgagagagagatggagagaaaggtcttccttttgccgttggttcaccctccaatggctgctgtggccggcgcaccgtgctgatccaaaggcaggagtcaggtgcttctcctggtctcccatgcaggtgcagggcccaagcacttgggccatcctccactgccttcccaggccatagcagagagctggcctggaagagtggcaaccgggacagaatccggcaccccaaccgggactagaacccggtgtgccggcgccgcaaggcggaggattagcctattgagccgcggcgccggctccagctCCAGGTCTTGTAGCcaattggcaagtgaaccagcagatgggagacctttctctctgtctctccctctgtctgtaactctacctctcaaataaataaatacaatctataAAAAAGAACATTCTTTAAATGATGATCCTTGAATTTATGTATTCTGAACAACTAATATAAGTGATATCAAAGCATCTGAGTTCAATTTTGGAAACAGGACATTTACTGAAAAGTCCTTTTCTTTATCTCACATCTTACAAGTATACTCAAATAtactgtgggaaaaaaataacCCTAAAAACCTCAggagaaaattattttccaaacttatttttttattaaaaaaaaaaaaaaggtgtgggcatttggcacagcacccTGAGCTGCAGCTGGGGACTGGTTCTAGCCTttgttgttctgcttctgattcagctgcttCAAGCATGTGAGTCCCAGGGCGGGTGTCGTGGCAACAACgggataagccaccacctgtgatgcccccaggggtttgagactcggctgatccacttccaatccaccttcctgctaacgcacctgggagagcagcagcagatggttcaagtcctttggcccctgctccccatgtgggagagcctaATGGAGTtacaggcccctggctttgagctggtgaactctggccattgcggtcatttgagggtgaaccaacaaatggatctttctttctttctctctgtaactctgcctttcaaataaatgaagaagaaaaaaaaaaaaattaaaaaaaaaaaaaaaaaaaaaaagagtccctgCTACCAACGTGAACGtgtgaggcctggatggagttctgggctcttggtatCAGCTTGGCCcgaccctggcccagctctggctgttgcagtcatttggggagtgaaccagtggatggaagatctctctctgcttttcaaaataaataaataaatacatttttaaacacaaaagatcaaaaagaaaacagaacagattGCCCTCTGCAGCAGCTCCATTTTTCTCTAGGCCTTCACATATCTAAATGTTTCAAGTGTTAATTTTAATGGAATAACTGGACGCACACTTTCACAGTTCCAGTCACAGTTAccttaggtttctttttttttttttttttgttgacaggcagagtggacagtgagagagagagagagaaagagaaaggtcttcctttttgctgttggttcaccctccaatggccgccatgctgtggccagcgcactgtactgatccaaaggcaggagtcaggtgcctatcctggtctcccatggggtgcagggcccaagcacttgggccatcctccactgcactcccgggccacagcagagagctagactggaagaggggcaaccgggacagaatccggtgccccgaccgggactagaacctggtgtgccggcgccgctaggtggaggattagcctgttgagccatggcgccggcccagttacCTTAGGTTTCTATACAGAATACAGCGAACATGCTCATTTAAAAGGGCCTTACAAATATTTCCAATTTGGAGGGTGACACCAAAGAGCTCAGTTAAAAGTGGTAGGAAGGAATGTCTTTCACTGTCTTACATGAAACGGTAGAAATATCTAACACATTTTTTCACCTGGTCCCCAACAGCCAAGGAAACAGACGGAAAGCAGTGCGGCTCCCGCCGTCCACCACGTACCGAGGCCTCGTCGTCGGGCGACTCAAGCGGCCCTTTGATTTGCTCCTTGATGAAGCAAATATCTTCTTCAGGGACGAGACCGTAGTGCTCCATGACAGCTCTGAGCCCGTTAGCGCTCACCAGGTGCTCGAACATCTCCACTGAGCCCTGCTCGTGCTGGGGAAAGGCAGAACAGGGCCTGTTAGGAGCTCCACCCACCAGGTGTCGGGTTACCAAAACCATTCTTGATTCCTCGTAAATGTGCATGTTAGTTATCTAGTGTCCAACTTTGTCTACAGctgtagacatttttaaaaatctgtcaaatTTGTCAGTATTTTATGTTCTACCAAACTTTCATAAGCCATGTTCATTATTTCATAAATAGATTGAGTACATGATGAGATACAATAATTCAAAGTGCCTGGAAGAATTTTACCACGTCATACAGGTAGAATCTCATTTAAAGAAATACCACTACACAATTTAATTCCGTTTTTTCAGCAGCCTGAGAACATCTGAAGTTCTAAGACAGTTAACACTGCCCTCTAGTGGTAAAGGACATAACTGCAAGCAAGccagcaaaagcaaaaatatatcaGAGCTCTAAAAGTCACATGGATAAAGTCACTAATTGGGGTCAATTTGCTCAAGTGTCTCTGCTTACTCATTTATAATCACTGTTGAAATCAAAtaactcagggccagcactgtggcataatgggtaaagcctctacctttacccatatgggcaccggcatcccataggggcactagtttaagtcccagctgctccacttccaagacagctctctgctgtggcctgggaaagcagtggaagatggcccaagtccttgagcccctgcacctgcgtggagacccggaagaagctcctggctttggatcatcccagctccaaaTGTtgagccatatggggagtgaaccagctgatggaagacttctcactctgtctctccctccctctctctctctctaactctgcctctcaaagaaatggataaatcttttaaaaaaaaatcaactccttTGAGAAGTCTTCCTATCTCATCTTCCTAAAAATAActgaagataaaaagaaaacaaaatctgaagagacctacaaatattttaaattgaatcAAGATACATAttaattacagagaggaaaaacagTAACTTGCCAGTAGAGGAAACGGCAGACCTtgcattaaccaagtgatcaaAGTTACCGTCCCCAGTAATGGCTCAAATGAGTTTCCCGCGCCTGGGTTGTGACACAGAAAGATCACGTCAGTTCTGGGACGTTCTGCCTGAAATGCATCGTTGGGGACAAGAGCTGACGGCACCTTGCAACAATGACACGGCTATGAGACACGGAGACTGAGGGGCTGTTCTGGATCAAAGGAAACTACAGAGAAATGGCAGCCAAACACAAGTAAATGCCTGATCCTGgactgggccctgtacccacatggacaACTGGCGATATCTGAAACAAAGTCTATAAATTAGAAAATTGGGGCCCGCGGTGTGCCAcgggggttaaaccaccacttgtgcTCGCCAGCGCCCACTATAGGAGTGTTGTTTACGGTCTACACTCCTCCTCTGCCAGTCTACTTCCTTACcactgggagaccaggttggagcaccaggctcctggctttggaggcta is a window encoding:
- the SAMHD1 gene encoding deoxynucleoside triphosphate triphosphohydrolase SAMHD1 isoform X4, which produces MQRAECEQPSKRPRCDGSPRTPPNTPPAADRPLSPELHPDHQTWGPEQVCAFLERNGFSELRLLKSFRENKITGSLLPFLDESLLENLGISSLGDRKKLLNCIQQLSQTYVDTMKHEQGSVEMFEHLVSANGLRAVMEHYGLVPEEDICFIKEQIKGPLESPDDEASVRGGRREPHCFPSVSLAVGDQWPYKGRPREKSFLYEIVANKRNGIDVDKWDYFARDCHHLGIQNNFDHKRFIKFARVLEVENKKRICTRDKEVGNLYDMFHTRYSLHRRAYQHKVGNIIDTMITDALLKADPYIKITGAAGKTYSISTAIEDMEAFTKLTDNIYLEILYSTDPKLAAAQEVLRNIEYRKLYKYVGETQPGSPEKKLKKEDYEQLPKEVADAKPSDVPLEAEMKAEDFIVDVINIDYGMQDKNPIDHVRFYCKTEPNKPVMITKGQVSQFLPEIFAEQLIRVYCKKTDKQSLFAARQHFVHWCAMRDFTKPQDGDVIAPLITPRKREWNRDPAASPTGNREALRTRGQLFQDKLA
- the SAMHD1 gene encoding deoxynucleoside triphosphate triphosphohydrolase SAMHD1 isoform X3; this translates as MSGENKITGSLLPFLDESLLENLGISSLGDRKKLLNCIQQLSQTYVDTMKIINDPVHGHIELHPLLMRIIDTPQFQRLRYIKQLGGGYYVFPGASHNRFEHSLGVGYLAGCLVRALSEKQPELQISERDVLCVQIAGLCHDLGHGPFSHMFDGRFIPLARPEVKWTHEQGSVEMFEHLVSANGLRAVMEHYGLVPEEDICFIKEQIKGPLESPDDEASVRGGRREPHCFPSVSLAVGDQWPYKGRPREKSFLYEIVANKRNGIDVDKWDYFARDCHHLGIQNNFDHKRFIKFARVLEVENKKRICTRDKEVGNLYDMFHTRYSLHRRAYQHKVGNIIDTMITDALLKADPYIKITGAAGKTYSISTAIEDMEAFTKLTDNIYLEILYSTDPKLAAAQEVLRNIEYRKLYKYVGETQPGSPEKKLKKEDYEQLPKEVADAKPSDVPLEAEMKAEDFIVDVINIDYGMQDKNPIDHVRFYCKTEPNKPVMITKGQVSQFLPEIFAEQLIRVYCKKTDKQSLFAARQHFVHWCAMRDFTKPQDGDVIAPLITPRKREWNRDPAASPTGNREALRTRGQLFQDKLA